The stretch of DNA GCCCGGAGCGAGCAAAGCTGCAAGAAGGCTATCGAATTGATACCCAAGATACGGGAAGAATTTTGGAATAACGTAATCGTCCCCGGCAGCGGGAATGAACTGAACCAGCAGCTTGAAGATGCGAACCGCGTTGCCGACTCCATCGAATTCGGAGAACTTCTTGGTTACGACGCCCTGAACCGCGACGAGTCGTGCGGCGCACACTTCCGCGTCGAGCACCAGACTGCGGAAGGCGAAGCAATACGCAATGACAAGGATTACTGCTATGTTGCAGCATGGGAATTCAAAGGTGTTGGCCAGAAGCCCGAATTGCACAAAGAACCACTCTCATTCGAAACGCTGAAGTTGGTGGAAAGGAGTTACAAATAATGAATCTAACACTTTTTGTATGGCGCCAGAAGGGCCCAAAGGATGCAGGAAAGCTTGAACAGCACCTTGCAAAGGACGTCAGCCCCGATATGTCATTCCTCGAGATGCTCGATGAAGTCAACGAACATCTGATCAAAGAGGGCAAGGAGCCGATAGCCTTTGACCATGATTGCCGCGAAGCGATTTGCGGGGTATGTTCACAGGTCATCAACGGTGTCCCTCACGGACCCCAGGAGAAGACCACGGTCTGTCAGCTCCACATGAGGCAGTTCAAGGATGGCGACACCATCTATATAGAACCCTGGAGGGCCAAGGCATTCCCTCTTGTAAAAGACCTGATCGTTGACCGCAGCGCCCTGGATCGCATCATTCAGGCAGGCGGCTATACATCTGCCCATACCGGGGGAGCTGCCGAGGCAAGTGCGATACTCATACCCAAAGGCGATGCCGATGTGGCTATGGACGCAGCAGAATGTATCGGATGCGGAGCCTGCGTCGCAGCGTGTCCCAACGGGTCGGCGATGCTGTTTACCGCCGCGAAGGTCACGCAGCTTGCGATGCTTCCCCAGGGTCGGGCAGAGGCCGCGCGACGTGTATGTCTGATGACGGAACAAATGATCAAGGAAGGTTTCGGCAACTGCACGAACCATTATGAATGCCAGGCCGCATGTCCGAAAGGAATCAAGGTTGCATTCATCGCCAAGCTGAACAGGGAGTTCATCAAGGCCCAAATGCCGTAGTGATAATAATTGCCCGTCCTGCGCTCGCGCGGGACGGGCAACAAATTATGATTCGGGTAGACCGGTTTCTCCCGATACTCCCTGCATAAAAAAGATCGCTTCCGTCACTTCTTATCGTACCGCCGCAATTCGTCACAATTTTATGCTTTCAAGACGAATTTTATTTCAGATTTAAATTTTTTTAGACAGCCTGTAAGTATCTGTGGTTGTGAATAAATGCACAACTTCTTCTTGCTGCGGATCCCAAATTATCTTTATATCATAGCGACTAAATACTTCATTACCGTTAGGCAAATGCATTAACAAAAACCATCCCTGCTTTTCTAACTTTTCTCTGTCTATTTTTTGTCCAACTTTTAAAAGTATATCTTTAACCATATCTCCCTCAAAAGGTTATAAGGTTGGATTTAATATCTTTTAGAATACATAGTATTGGGAAATGATTCCATATCTTTTTTGTATTTTAGTCTGGTTAACAGATGATTTTTTGAATTCGAGGTGTATCTTACTTAATTCTGATATGTTTCAACCGACGGACGGACTCATACGATGAATTGAATAATCTCCCGTATAAAGACTTTGAAACAATGAAAAAACCAAAGATCATGACATTTGCCATTACAATTAAAAATGGCATTACAGTTTTTTATCGAGCGGCTGCACCGGGTCGGTGAAGTAGCGATGGAATGACACAGGCAGGAGGCAGTAGTCTGCCGCGAGCGCCTCAGGCGGGAATGGCAGGGAGTTTTTTGTATTCCAGAAAAGTATGGGTTCGTCGCTGCCGCTGCGCGCATCTGCAACAAAAGCAGCGCATGCCTTCCCCGTATAGGTGCCGTCGAGGATGATTCCATCGCTTTCCCGGAGAAGCAACGCAGTGGCCAAGGCCTCTGCTGTATACAGGCCATATTTTTCGCCGAAGTATTCTTGGTAAATCGTAAGTTCCTCAGGCCCTAGTGTATACAAGGGGAACGATGGGTCCAGTTTCTGAAGGAGCTCGTTGGTTTGGCGAAACAGAATGCGGCACTTATCCATATCTGCCACATAGTCAGGTACAACGCGCACGGCATGTACATGCGTCCTGATCCCGGCGGCCTTTAATCCAAGCAGCAATCCGGCGGCCGTTCCCATGGTCCCCAGGGCAAGGTATATCCGGGAAGGGAGGGGAAGTATACCTGCGTCGATCTGTTCGGCCAGTTCAAAGCCGGCATTGACGTAACCAATCGTTCCTATCGGTGAAGAACCGCCGAGCGGTATGATATAGGGCGCCCTACCGTCAGCCGCCTCGTAGCGCCGTACTGTCTCCTCAAGTGCTTGCAGATGCTCCTGGTAGGTGTCATGGTGAAAGATCTCGGCGCCATTGTAAAGATTCATAAGCAGATTGTCCCGAATTGATTGGGCATTAGGCTGATTATAAAGCAGGAGCACGGCTTTCAACCCTACTTGCTTCCCATAGAGCGCTGTAGCAAGGGCATGATTCGACCCGGCTCCGCCCGATGTAATGACCCTCACTGCACCACGCTTCAGCGCATCCGCCAGCAGAAACTCCAACTTTCTTACCTTATTGCCGCCATAGGTGAGGCTGCTTAGGTCATCGCGCTTGATGTACAGGTTATCTCTGCCTAAACGGCGGCAGAGACCCGAAAGCTTCTCCACCGGCGTCGGGAATTTACCGAAAGTAAGCCGGAGTAATCGAAAAGCAAGGAGTGGATATCGTTTAAACAGGGAGATCATAATTTCCCTTCCATAATCTCAGTAATAGCTTTTACTGCTTCCGCTGCGCCTAACGGTAAGGATATATGCCTTTCATGGGGAACCGCGTAATCACGGGGATTTATTCGTATCAAAGTGGCGTTATGATTTGTCGCCACCTGTTCTGATAAATTACGAACCGTTGCAACGGCGTTCCCTGCGCCGATCTCAACAATCGCAACAGGTAACCTTTGGGCAGAAACTTCCTGGAGCCATCTGCGGAGTCTGTCCCTCTGAATATCTGTTCGCTGTGCATTCCACGACCAGTCACCGAACATCAGGATATTGGGCCGGGCCGTCCCGCCGCAGTTTCTACAGAGGGGAAGAGGTTCCATGGCCTCAAAAACTTCTTCGTCAATGGTAACCGTAAATTCACTCCCCTCCCATATGTCATCGCTGCATTGCTGAACGCACTGAAAATGATGAATGGAGCCATGACACTCTTCGATCCGGCTATCGTCGTATCCGGCCTTCTGAAACTGTCCGTCCACGTTGGATGTAAAGACAAAATATCCCCCCGGTTTCTGTCGCGCAATGTCGAGCAATTGTGCATAACCGGTGTGAGGTAAGGTACTCCGGTAAAGGTTGAGACGGTGTCCGTAAAATGCCCATGCCAGTTTGGGGTTGCGGTAAAACCATTCAGGATTTGCCATCTCCACAAAGGATTTACCTAACTTCGCTAGAGGAGGATAAGCCCTCCAGAATCCTTCATTGCCTCTGAAGTCCGGCAGTCCTGAATCAATACCAATCCCCGCTCCGGCAGAAATCAGAATCGCATAGGCATTATTCAGTATATTTGCAGCATTTTTTAAATTTTTTTTCAGCATCATCTTTCTTATGAAGACAGGTGAGACGCCTGTCCTACTATTGGATTTTCATAGCGTGAGAGCTTTGAAAAACTTCCACTTTGTCATTTCGACTGCAAGGAGAAATCTTATAAGCAATTGATAAATAATAAGATTGCCACGTCGCGTCGCTCCTCGCAATGACATCAGGCGTACATTTTCAAAGGCTTTCCAATCATACAGACGGAGAGTCTGTCTATTATGGTGGGTGTTCTTAACGTATACAAACGCTCAGAACTTCTATAAAATCTGTCTCTCCCCTCAGCACTTTCAGGATACCGCCCTGCAGCAGGGTATGCATCCCCTCGGCCATGGCGCTTTTCCTTATGGCTGCGATAGATTTCCGGGTGATGATCATCTGCTTGATTGAGTCCGTAGCTGTAAGCAGCTCAAAAATACCGGTCCTTCCCCGGTAGCCGGTACCGTTGCATTCCGGACAACCCATAGCCCGATACAGCGTAAAATCATTATTATAGGTGACGTTAATGCCTGAGAAAGGTTTTTCACCATAGTGGCGCACCAACTCATCAAACTCCTCTTTTTCCGGACGGTAAGCTTCCTTGCAGTATGTGCACAGACATCGCACCAGCCGCTGTGCCAGGACACACAGGAGCGAATC from Deltaproteobacteria bacterium encodes:
- a CDS encoding succinate dehydrogenase/fumarate reductase iron-sulfur subunit codes for the protein MNLTLFVWRQKGPKDAGKLEQHLAKDVSPDMSFLEMLDEVNEHLIKEGKEPIAFDHDCREAICGVCSQVINGVPHGPQEKTTVCQLHMRQFKDGDTIYIEPWRAKAFPLVKDLIVDRSALDRIIQAGGYTSAHTGGAAEASAILIPKGDADVAMDAAECIGCGACVAACPNGSAMLFTAAKVTQLAMLPQGRAEAARRVCLMTEQMIKEGFGNCTNHYECQAACPKGIKVAFIAKLNREFIKAQMP
- a CDS encoding NAD-dependent deacetylase, whose translation is MMLKKNLKNAANILNNAYAILISAGAGIGIDSGLPDFRGNEGFWRAYPPLAKLGKSFVEMANPEWFYRNPKLAWAFYGHRLNLYRSTLPHTGYAQLLDIARQKPGGYFVFTSNVDGQFQKAGYDDSRIEECHGSIHHFQCVQQCSDDIWEGSEFTVTIDEEVFEAMEPLPLCRNCGGTARPNILMFGDWSWNAQRTDIQRDRLRRWLQEVSAQRLPVAIVEIGAGNAVATVRNLSEQVATNHNATLIRINPRDYAVPHERHISLPLGAAEAVKAITEIMEGKL
- a CDS encoding pyridoxal-phosphate dependent enzyme produces the protein MISLFKRYPLLAFRLLRLTFGKFPTPVEKLSGLCRRLGRDNLYIKRDDLSSLTYGGNKVRKLEFLLADALKRGAVRVITSGGAGSNHALATALYGKQVGLKAVLLLYNQPNAQSIRDNLLMNLYNGAEIFHHDTYQEHLQALEETVRRYEAADGRAPYIIPLGGSSPIGTIGYVNAGFELAEQIDAGILPLPSRIYLALGTMGTAAGLLLGLKAAGIRTHVHAVRVVPDYVADMDKCRILFRQTNELLQKLDPSFPLYTLGPEELTIYQEYFGEKYGLYTAEALATALLLRESDGIILDGTYTGKACAAFVADARSGSDEPILFWNTKNSLPFPPEALAADYCLLPVSFHRYFTDPVQPLDKKL